The Psilocybe cubensis strain MGC-MH-2018 chromosome 7, whole genome shotgun sequence genome has a window encoding:
- a CDS encoding putative oxidoreductase (putative oxidoreductase MT1177): MKVENRTFVVSGGSSGLGLSTVHDLLSKKAYVAIVDRSPPPQTISSSPNVKFYQTDITVLKEVASAVDKSVEWAASTGAPLGGVINCAGVGTASKIIDAHGKPHNLELWDFTLAVNLTGSFNLTRLVLEHLVKVSPEDTTDGERGVVVFVASAAAFEGQPGQTAYSATKGALCSMTLPMARDLARHAIRVVTIAPGVFDSSMTANFPAKTRRSLENEGIVYPRRFGQPYEFSKTVMWILDCPYVNGETIRLSGGGRLPGKL; this comes from the exons ATGAAAGTCGAAAATAGGACGTTTGTGGTTTCTGGAGG CTCCTCTGGGCTCGGATTGTCAACTGTACATGATCTCCTATCCAAGAAGGCCTATGTAGCCATTGTTGACCGCTCGCCACCCCCTCAAACGatttcatcttctccaaatGTCAAGTTTTACCAAACCGACATCACAGTTCTCAAGGAAGTGGCTTCAGCCGTGGACAAGAGCGTTGAATGGGCAGCAAGCACAGGCGCGCCTCTTGGCGGCGTCATCAACTGCGCGGGTGTTGGTACAGCATCGAAGATCATAGATGCCCATGGCAAACCTCATAATCTGGAGCTCTGGGACTTCACTCTAGCTGTCAATCTGACTGGATCATTCAATTTGACGCGCTTGGTGCTGGAGCATCTCGTCAAAGTTTCCCCAGAGGATACAACAGATGGAGAACGAGGGGTAGTAGTGTTCGTTGCAAGTGCCGCTGCT TTCGAAGGCCAGCCAGGGCAAACAGCTTACTCTGCAACAAAGGGGGCACTGTGCTCCATGACTCTTCCCATGGCCCGTGATCTTGCTAGACACGCCATCCGCGTCGTTACTATCGCCCCCGGCGTCTTCGATAGTAGCATGACCGCCAATTTCCCCGCCAAAACACGGAGAAGCCTCGAGAACGAAGGTATTGTGTACCCAAGGAGGTTTGGTCAACCGTATGAATTTTCAAAGACCGTTATGTGGATCTTGGACTGTCCATATGTCAATGGCGAAACTATTAGACTGAGCGGAGGGGGACGACTTCCAGGGAAACTATGA
- a CDS encoding Monothiol glutaredoxin-5 — MFRPSLRSSLRSLHRTAPSTLLASRLVAYRCISDDVRAKLQSAVKASPVVLFMKGTPAEPQCGFSRAVVQILDLHGVPAEKMQTYNVLADQELRSSIKEFSEWPTVPQVYVNGEFIGGCDILIGMHQSGELETLLENNGVIPKIEDSASSEAEAPASEKATS; from the exons ATGTTCAGACCGTCTCTTCGTTCATCA CTAAGGTCGCTTCACCGCACCGCACCTTCAACGTTGTTGGCGAGCAGGCTAGTGGCCTACAGATGCATCTCAGACGACGTTAGAGCGAAACTGCAGAGTGCTGTCAAAGCAAGCCCCGTTGTACTCTTCATGAAAGGCACACCGGCGGAACCGCAATGCGGTTTTTCCCGTGCAGTGGTGCAGATTCTCGACCTTCACGGAGTGCCGGCTGAAAAGATGCAGACTTACAATGTCCTTGCGGATCAGGAACTGAGGAGTAGTATCAAGGAATTCTC GGAATGGCCCACAGTCCCCCAGGTCTATGTGAACGGTGAATTCATCGGCGGATGCGATATTCTGATTGGAA TGCATCAATCCGGAGAGCTAGAAACTTTGCTGGAGAACAACGGCGTGATCCCCAAAATTGAGGATTCTGCCTCATCGGAAGCTGAGGCACCGGCATCAGAGAAGGCTACGTCCTAA
- a CDS encoding Diacetyl reductase [(S)-acetoin forming]: MSKLVAFILGAGTHVGAAVAAKLHKNGYQVALGSRNPKQEGSDGTYFNVKLDVQSRESIESAFDTVVKNLGPVNVVVYNAASRVGPTDPNEFLSVPIEAYQDAASIGVGGFIAAHKALASFRSEVHKENPKVFIVTGNLLPFEQYNPPGFFTLGAQKALLSRFVATASQSYQNENIQFYYATQSSETGTHPGPENFAKGAQAHADVYWKLINNKKQGDWNHQFTLDGKAYPHA; the protein is encoded by the exons ATGTCTAAGCTGGTAGCATTCATCTTGGGCGCAGGCACACATGTTGGCGCTGCAGTCGCAGCTAAACTCCACAAGAACGGATATCAAGTAGCTCTCGGAAGCCGGAACCCTAAGCAGGAAGGGAGTGACGGCACATACTTCAACGTGAAGCTAGATGTACAAAGCCGCGAAAGTATCGAATCTGCATTCGATACAGTGGTAAAGAACCTGGGACCAGTCAACGTCGTGGTGTACAACG CCGCCTCCCGTGTGGGACCCACAGACCCTAACGAGTTTCTCTCTGTCCCAATTGAAGCGTATCAAGACGCTGCTTCGATTGGCGTCGGTGGCTTCATTGCTGCACACAAAGCGCTCGCGAGCTTCCGAAGCGAAGTCCACAAGGAAAATCCTAAAGTTTTCATCGTTACTGGGAACTTGCTTCCATTCGAACAATACAATCCCCCTGGGTTCTTTACTCTAGGTGCACAAAAAGCTCTGCTGTCCAGGTTTGTTGCCACAGCCTCGCAGTCGTACCAGAATGAAAATATTCA ATTCTACTATGCTACCCAGTCCTCAGAGACAGGTACACATCCTGGTCCAGAAAACTTTGCAAAGGGTGCTCAAGCCCATGCTGATGTGTACTGGAAACTCATCAATAACAAAAAGCAAGGGGATTGGAACCATCA ATTTACGCTTGACGGGAAAGCATACCCTCATGCTTGA
- a CDS encoding Protein AIM2, protein MSFCAHCVKGVTHEGTPQGKWEDIAGVNTYVATPSGDYPKDKAILFLTDVFGPQLINAQLLADDFAANGFKVFAPDYLHGDPVPPDALNPGSGFDLMKWFPNHTQEKTRPSLDKVIAALKEQGITVFGATGYCFGGRYVFDLAFDNVIQASVVSHPSLLQVPADLEKYISTSKAPLLINSCTVDSQFPPESQAKADELFGDDKFAPGYKREYFDGCTHGFAVRGDMSDPKVKAGKEGAFKSAVDWFIAKL, encoded by the exons ATGAGTTTCTGTGCACACTGCGTCAAAG GTGTTACCCATGAAGGCACTCCTCAAG GGAAGTGGGAGGATATCGCTGGAGTCAACACCTACGTTGCCACCCCTTCCGGTGACTACCCAAAAGACAAGGCTATCCTTTTCCTGACCGACGTCTTTGGCCCTCAACTCATCAACGCTCAG CTGCTCGCTGACGACTTCGCTGCAAACGGATTCAAG GTCTTTGCCCCTGATTACCTCCACGGCGACCCAGTCCCCCCCGATGCGTTGAACCCAGGCAGCGGTTTCGACCTTATGAAGTGGTTCCCCAACCACACCCAGGAGAAGACTCGCCCATCACTTGATAAGGTTATTGCTGCCTTGAAGGAGCAAGGCATCACCGTCTTCGGAGCTACTGGTTATTGCTTTGGAG GACGATACGTCTTCGATCTCGCATTCGACAATGTGATTCAGGCTTCCGTTGTTTCTCACCCTTCTCTTCTCCAAGTTCCTGCTGATCTTGAG AAATATATTTCCACCTCGAAAGCTCCTCTGCTCATCAACTCTTGCACCGTCGACTCCCAATTCCCTCCGGAGTCGCAAGCAAAGGCAGATGAGCTGTTCGGTGATGATAAATTCGCACCAGGATACAAGCGTGAATACTTTGATGGATGTACCCACGGGTTTGCCGTCCGTGGTGACATGAGCGACCCCAAGGTCAAGGCTGGAAAGGAAGGCGCATTCAAGTCTGCCGTCGACTGGTTCATTGCTAAACTCTAG
- a CDS encoding Kynurenine formamidase, with protein sequence MTQYIDLSHSLTSTTQIYPSDPEFQTLPHATHSKDGYAVQKLSLGTHTGTHIDAPYHFLAEGETIDKIPLDRFVGEAIVVDLSGEESSHGKPQLHERQRITWESFETHTHLMHPGGIVLINTGWSKAHYQTSRYYDHPYFAPDVATQLLARGVRVVGVDTLNPDETPQSSSNSECPDGFGFHEIFLGAGGLIAENITNLEELIAAQKTSSDDKWIVNLVPLNLTGADGSPVRAFAYNQFK encoded by the coding sequence ATGACACAGTACATCGATCTCAGTCATTCTTTGACATCTACAACACAGATTTACCCATCTGACCCAGAATTTCAGACTTTACCACATGCTACTCATTCAAAGGACGGATATGCTGTCCAAAAGCTGTCCCTCGGAACGCATACAGGCACCCACATCGACGCGCCATACCACTTTCTCGCTGAGGGGGAGACAATCGACAAGATACCCCTAGACCGTTTTGTTGGCGAGGCCATTGTCGTTGATCTTTCAGGTGAAGAATCTTCTCATGGCAAGCCTCAACTGCATGAGAGACAGAGGATCACTTGGGAAAGTTTCGAGACCCACACTCACCTCATGCATCCTGGAGGCATTGTCCTCATAAACACAGGGTGGTCTAAAGCACATTATCAAACTTCTCGGTACTACGACCACCCTTATTTTGCCCCCGATGTAGCAACACAACTACTCGCTCGTGGAGTTCGTGTGGTCGGTGTGGATACTCTAAACCCAGACGAAACACCCCAATCGTCATCTAACTCCGAATGCCCTGATGGCTTCGGGTTTCACGAGATTTTTCTGGGGGCTGGAGGATTGATTGCAGAGAATATCACAAATCTGGAGGAGCTCATTGCAGCACAGAAAACTTCGTCAGATGACAAATGGATCGTAAACCTAGTGCCGTTGAACTTGACTGGTGCAGATGGATCGCCAGTCCGTGCCTTTGCATATAACCAATTCAAATAA
- a CDS encoding Protein AIM2 produces MSLCPECIKVVRHEGTPEGKIEKIGGVDTYVATPAADYPKDKAILFLADAMGHHPNSFLLADDFARNGFKTYIPEYLNGDPVPPDAFTADGPPFDIQAWVSRHPQSVTRPTLDKFLDGLKEQGVTIYGATGYCFGGRYVFDLAFENIIKVGVVSHPSLLHCPADLEKYFSTSKAPLLINSCPVDSQFPIEAQKKADELFGDGKFAPGYRREFFEGCVHGFAVRGDMSDPNVKAGKEGAFKAAVEWFIKHL; encoded by the exons ATGAGTTTATGCCCAGAATGCATCAAAG TCGTTAGACACGAGGGTACTCCGGAAG GGAAAATCGAAAAGATCGGCGGTGTTGATACGTATGTTGCAACTCCTGCAGCCGACTATCCCAAGGACAAGGCCATTTTATTTCTGGCAGATGCAATGGGCCATCACCCTAACTCGTTT CTTCTTGCCGACGATTTTGCTAGGAATGGATTCAAA ACTTACATTCCTGAATACTTGAACGGCGACCCGGTTCCTCCTGATGCTTTCACCGCTGATGGACCACCTTTCGATATTCAGGCTTGGGTTTCGAGACACCCGCAGAGTGTAACTCGCCCTACACTAGACAAATTCCTTGATGGACTAAAAGAACAGGGCGTTACCATCTACGGTGCTACTGGATATTGTTTCGGAG GGCGTTATGTCTTCGACCTCGCCTTCGAAAATATTATCAAAGTTGGAGTCGTTTCGCACCCATCCTTACTCCATTGCCCCGCTGATCTTGAG aaATATTTCTCAACTTCAAAGGCGCCACTTCTGATAAATTCTTGCCCTGTCGACTCTCAGTTCCCAATTGAGGCTCAGAAGAAAGCGGACGAACTGTTTGGAGATGGGAAGTTTGCTCCTGGATATCGAAGGGAGTTCTTCGAGGGCTGCGTCCATGGATTTGCTGTCCGCGGCGACATGTCAGACCCTAACGTGAAAGCAGGAAAGGAAGGAGCGTTTAAGGCGGCTGTTGAGTGGTTCATTAAACACTTGTAA
- a CDS encoding Putative tRNA 2'-phosphotransferase: MDPTASDSLANLSISGQGGQSSNQKLNSNPGRDKREKGKAKSQKEVSKDGQKQTPKPNPSKSTKLRGLEKDSPEVRISKTLSWLLRHGAQGEGLAMRKDGYVKVSELLENPKLKAQTVDLERIKAMVKADSKQRYDLVLESPDGKKLKTYGDDSEPIPSVTPASESRTIDAEISNHTELHEGQVDKDQGIWWIKARQGHSIKTVQLELKPITSISDIPTGIAVHGTNRAAWQLISKQGLSKMKRNHIHLAQNVAGENVVSGMRTSSQVLIYIDIPKALEAGIKFWLSDNGVVLTEGDAHGILSKEFFSKVVDVKNGELKDWKNLTA, translated from the exons ATGGATCCGACTGCTTCAGATTCCTTGGCCAACCTTTCAATCTCTGGACAGGGAGGCCAGTCTTCCAATCAGAAATTAAACTCGAACCCAGGAAGAGATAAAAGGGAGAAAGGGAAGGCTAAATCTCAAAAGGAAGTTTCAAAGGATGGTCAGAAACAGACTCCCAAACCAAATCCTTCGAAAAGTACCAAGTTACGTGGTTTGGAGAAGGATTCGCCGGAAGTCAGGATTTCCAAAACTCTATCATGGCTTCTTCGCCATGGAGCTCAAGGTGAAGGTCTAGCGATGAGGAAGGATGGCTATGTGAAAGTTTCAGAGCTG TTGGAAAACCCCAAACTCAAAGCTCAGACCGTTGACCTGGAGAGAATTAAAGCGATGGTTAAAGCCGACTCTAAACAGAGATATGACCTGGTTCTTGAGAGCCCCGACGGCAAGAAACTGAAGACATACGGAGATGACTCTGAGCCTATACCTTCAGTTACACCAGCTTCAGAGAGTCGAACTATTGATGCCGAAATAAGTAATCATACAGAATTGCACGAGGGGCAAGTGGACAAAGACCAGGGAATATGGTGGATAAAAGCTCGCCAAGGACACTCTATCAAG ACTGTTCAACTGGAACTCAAACCCATAACATCGATTTCTGACATCCCCACTGGCATTGCCGTTCATGGAACGAATAGAGCAGCGTGGCAACTTATCT CAAAACAAGGACTATCAAAAATGAAGAGAAATCATATCCATCTAGCTCAAAATGTCGCAGGAGAAAATGTTGTCAGCG GCATGCGGACTTCTTCGCAGGTTCTAATATACATCGACATACCAAAAGCCCTAGAAGCTGGTATTAAGTTTTGGCTCTCGGATAATGGAGTTGTTCTTACTGAAGGCGATGCACACGGGATTTTATCGAAGGAATTCTTTTCAAAGGTAGTCGATGTGAAAAACGGGGAACTGAAGGACTGGAAAAATCTTACTGCTTGA
- a CDS encoding Cysteine-rich protein 2-binding protein has translation MYSESDSQESEYTERPSKPSRPPRKKRRRDVKEEPGAKDVVEFPIQALFSVLRSEYGDEEASFERLVEPLLPDLLSARDSLEKKFIERDENGNLTRPLRQSEISFFVQELSKKQEPSKTEAIIRRKLKLEQQRRANRLDQPTISAPDSDLTPLSADTEPTADPEVLKALYDIQTTPFEMSFLARLEGAKNNFPPGLISVDWETRTPWMNLMADIREHYTFAHPEREPAIEAIAPITYSTLHEYHLPQVHDLLERSFWSGIDVSDALDYLPEKTTMVAMYKKVVVGVAIIMSPIQTYITFLAVKSGWDKAQIARTMLFHLISMHPDKDFTLHVSANSSAMLLYNQFGFKAEEFVAGFYSSYLDSNSRASKNAFKLRLRHI, from the exons ATGTATTCCGAATCTGATAGTCAAGAATCAGAATATACTGAACGGCCATCCAAG CCCTCAAGACCACCGAGAAAAAAACGTAGGCGGGATGTCAAAGAAGAACCAGGCGCAAAAGACGTCGTAGAATTCCCAATCCAGGCTCTTTTCTCTGTCCTACGGTCCGAGTACGGCGATGAAGAGGCTTCCTTTGAACGTCTTGTTGAACCACTTCTCCCGGATCTTCTCAGCGCTCGAGATAGCttggaaaaaaagtttaTTGAACGAGACGAAAAT GGAAATCTTACTCGTCCGCTGAGGCAATCCGAGATATCGTTTTTTGTTCAGGAGCTTTCTAAAAAACAAGAGCCATCGAAAACCGAAGCTATTATACGTCGTAAACTCAAGCTAGAACAA CAAAGACGCGCGAATCGTCTCGACCAACCGACTATCTCTGCTCCAGACTCCGATTTGACACCCCTTTCTGCTGATACAGAACCCACTGCAGATCCGGAGGTCTTGAAAGCACTCTATGATATCCAAACCACGCCATTCGAGATGTCATTCCTCGCACGTTTAGAGGGAGCAAAAAATAATTTCCCTCCTGGCCTTATTTCAGTGGATTGGGAAACACGTACGCCTTGGATGAATCTTATGGCTGACATACGGGAGCACTATACATTTGCCCA TCCCGAAAGAGAGCCTGCGATTGAAGCAATAGCACCTATCACATACTCCACTCTCCATGAGTATCATTTGCCTCAGGTTCACGATCTACTGGAGCGATCCTTCTGGAGTGGTATTGATG TCTCAGATGCTCTTGATTATCTTCCTGAGAAAACGACCATGGTGGCGATGTACAagaaggttgttgttggcGTTGCCATTATTATGTCTCCAATTCAGACATACATCACGTTCCTTGCCGTAAAATCAGGCTGGGATAAAGCACAGATCGCCAG GACCATGCTATTCCATCTCATATCCATGCACCCAGACAAAGATTTTACTTTACACGTTTCAGCAAACAGTTCTGCCATG CTTTTATACAATCAGTTTGGATTTAAGGCAGAAGAATTTGTTGCTGGCTTTTATTCCTCTTACCTCGATTCCAACTCTCGTGCATCCAAAAACGCATTCAAGCTTCGACTTCGCCATATATGA
- a CDS encoding Short chain dehydrogenase FGM9, with protein sequence MPQPSPFKMFKEILNPPPLVSVDLSGKTVVLVGANSGIGFEAAKHFARMGPQRLILGFRSAERGEEAVASISKDTGYTTIESWTIDLASFASVNAFAERFKKEGGRLDIFVPNAAVLSVSLDFIDDGWETMYAVNHISNTLLVLLLLPAMLETARVHNTTPRVVLVTSGYHYGAKLDSKLIDAPNALRTYGHRDHFTQRIPKKSFDGSQVYAETKLLVIFFTRALNDRLRHKPIIVNTVDPGFVKSGLRRNLGGILGFVIRMMEKLMVRTAEEGSRPMIWAAVGAEEKKDELRGAFISSVSQVEETSDYSNSREGFIAQNKLWVNLNAHILTSINSASLKENLVEELMQINPGIQQTSQECLTPYNNPTD encoded by the exons ATGCCGCAGCCTTCGCCTTTCAAAATGTTCAAAGAGATTTTGAACCCCCCGCCTCTCGTGTCTGTAGACCTCAGCGGGAAAACGGTTGTCTTAGTTGGGGCTAACTCCGGGATTGGATTTGAAGCCGCGAAGCATTTCGCACGAATGGGACCTCAGAGGCTTATCCTTGGATTTCGAAGCGCGGAAAGGGGAGAGGAGGCAGTAGCCA GTATCTCGAAAGACACAGGCTATACAACCATTGAATCATGGACCATTGATCTGGCAAGTTTCGCTTCGGTAAACGCCTTTGCTGAGCGATTTAAAAAAGAGGGTGGAAGGCTTGACATTTTCGTTCCCAACGCCGCTGTCCTTTCTGTTTCTCTCGATTTCATAGATGATGGTTGGGAGACTATGTACGCTGTGAACCACATATCCAACACCTTGCTTGTTCTGTTGTTGCTTCCTGCGATGTTGGAAACCGCACGGGTTCATAATACCACTCCCAGAGTTGTGCTTGTGACAAGCGGATATCATTATGGCGCGAAATTGGACAGCAAGTTGATTGACGCGCCAAATGCTCTGCGCACGTACGGACATCGGGATCATTTCACTCAACG AATACCAAAGAAGTCGTTCGACGGCAGTCAAGTGTACGCAGAGACGAAAT TACTGGTCATCTTTTTCACCCGTGCCCTGAATGACAGGCTGCGCCATAAGCCCATCATAGTCAACACCGTCGATCCAGGATTCGTCAAGTCCGGCCTTCGAAGGAACCTCGGCGGCATTCTTGGTTTCGTGATCAGGATGATGGAGAAATTGATGGTGCGCACAGCAGAGGAAGGAAGCAGGCCTATGATCTGGGCAGCAGTGGGAgctgaagaaaagaaagatgaaTTGCGAGGTGCATTTATCAGTTCAGTATCCCAAGTCGAGGAAACGAGTGACTATTCCAATAGTCGAGAAGGATTTATTGCACAGAACAAGTTATGGGTAAACCTCAATGCTCATATTTTGACGTCAATTAATTCAGCTTCTTTGAAGGAAAACCTTGTTGAAGAGTTGATGCAAATAAACCCTGGAATTCAGCAGACCTCGCAAGAATGCCTCACTCCGTATAACAATCCAACAGACTAG
- a CDS encoding Short-chain dehydrogenase/reductase phmF: MKYTFFDFVRAQWTTIPPVQKQDLSGKTVIVTGGNTGIGLEVVRNFARMNPAKLILTSRSQKRGEEVAAQIRGETGCASVEAWALELAEFASVRAFCDKFERECDRLDILVENAGIATVNPDFTKDGWELSTQVNDMSTTLLSLLLLPRMLETAQKYHTYPRIVVASSETHHEIPSLDKSSLNSPNFFRAFAHKDHLGSTMPPGRYQTTKLLNILLVRALSERLHRKPLITNSANPGFCKTGLRRNLPARARFVMWVMDGLFGRTADDGARVFVWAALGGEEEGRRDELRGAYVDLCSVKEPSDYVVSKEGREAGDKIWDDLIEELVKVEPKVQSIVKEYLTEPVRN, from the exons ATGAAGTACACATTTTTCGACTTCGTCAGAGCGCAATGGACAACTATCCCACCTGTCCAAAAACAGGACCTTTCCGGGAAAACGGTCATCGTCACAGGCGGGAACACAGGTATAGGCCTCGAAGTCGTCCGAAACTTCGCGCGTATGAACCCTGCCAAACTCATCCTGACGTCGCGGAGCCAGAAAAGAGGCGAGGAAGTTGCAGCGC AGATCCGCGGTGAGACGGGGTGCGCGAGTGTCGAAGCGTGGGCGCTCGAACTCGCCGAGTTCGCGTCTGTACGCGCGTTCTGCGACAAGTTTGAAAGAGAATGCGACCGTCTCGACATCCTGGTGGAAAACGCCGGTATCGCCACTGTCAATCCAGACTTCACCAAGGACGGCTGGGAGCTATC AACACAGGTTAATGATATGTCAACgaccctcctctccctgctcctcctcccgcgAATGCTCGAGACGGCACAGAAATACCACACATACCCGCGCATCGTGGTCGCGAGCAGCGAAACGCACCACGAGATCCCAAGTCTTGACAAAAGCTCTCTCAACTCGCCCAACTTCTTCCGCGCGTTCGCGCATAAAGACCATCTGGGTTCAAC TATGCCACCAGGGCGGTATCAAACCACAAAAC tactcaacatcctccttgTGCGCGCCCTCTCCGAGCGCCTACACCGCAAACCGCTCATCACCAACAGCGCCAACCCCGGATTCTGCAAGACAGGGCTCCGGCGGAACCTCCCCGCGCGCGCGCGGTTCGTGATGTGGGTTATGGATGGCTTGTTCGGGCGGACGGCGGACGATGGTGCGCGGGTGTTCGTGTGGGCTGCGCTGGGTGGTGAGGAAGAGGGGAGGAGAGACGAGCTGAGAGGCGCATATGTTGATTTGTGCTCTGTCAAGGAGCCGAGTGATTATGTGGTTAGTAAAGAGGGCAGGGAGGCGGGGGATAAGATTTGG GATGATTTGATTGAAGAATTGGTCAAAGTTGAACCGAAGGTTCAGAGTATCGTGAAGGAGTACCTCACAGAACCCGTTCGCAATTGA
- a CDS encoding Short-chain dehydrogenase/reductase OXR1 produces MKLKLTDFIRDQYTSLSLPSPSQSQLTNKTILITGGNTGLGFETAVHFASMAQPLAPARVVITCRTAEKGAEAVARIVGRAGGRAVAVAVAGGVDVGGGQGKGKGEVEGEGEGEGEGQGQTAEEDGKVRVEARVLELTDFASVRAFVDAFERAHERLDILLASAAVSPTKLGFTADGWETTTQVNILSPALLTLLLIPCMMRTAHRYKTTPRILLATSELHHMATLDAAMLDSGRFFRMYGYKDDMDIKT; encoded by the exons atgAAACTCAAACTCACCGACTTCATCCGGGACCAATacacctccctctccctcccatccccatcccaaTCACAACTAACGAACAAAACCATCCTCATCACCGGCGGCAACACCGGCCTCGGCTTCGAAACAGCTGTGCACTTCGCATCGATGGCGCAGCCGCTGGCGCCCGCGCGCGTCGTGATCACGTGTCGGACGGCGGAGAAGGGGGCGGAGGCTGTGGCGCGGATTGTTGGGCGTGCGGGCGGGAGGGCGgttgcggttgcggttgCGGGGGGTGTTGACGTTGGGGGAGGgcagggaaagggaaagggtgAGgtagaaggagagggagagggagagggagaggggcAGGGGCAGACAGCGGAGGAAGATGGGAAGGTGAGAGTCGAAGCGCGCGTCCTGGAGCTCACGGATTTCGCGTCGGTCCGCGCGTTCGTGGACGCGTTCGAGCGCGCGCATGAGAGGCTCGACATTCTCCTCGCCAGCGCAGCTGTATCACCTACCAAGCTCGGGTTCACAGCCGACGGATGGGAGACGAC GACACAAGTGAACATCCTCTCCCCCGCTCTTCTCacactcctcctcatccCATGCATGATGCGCACCGCGCACCGATACAAAACGACACCGCGCATCCTCCTCGCGACGAGCGAGCTACACCATATGGCCACGCTCGACGCCGCTATGCTCGATTCAGGCCGCTTTTTTAGGATGTATGGGTATAAAGACGATATGGATATCAAAACGTGA